A stretch of Dethiosulfovibrio salsuginis DNA encodes these proteins:
- a CDS encoding PDZ domain-containing protein, translating to MKKITLALSLILVFSTIAIAMNKVDLSVQEMIIQPHGEDIIYTNNFHDETMALQCRLSWFCVYSKISNPTDNIMFVSWRKSAFIDVNGNSHKVVPGQTLVIDMTRDVPDTMIPPHTSAQIDIYPHGFWQNNNDYKMILDYPVSRNLFGVIVDIRGKKSKEYHKFARKYSGQSLGLILCLTDGEGKDLYYNFKLNLDFDKGLEKYLASGGESEHPGFANEKPAPNVGLSLESNVISEVKEGSLAEKAGLQKGDRIIEINGKKIDKIENPEQYIKERATAGFSVMIMFDRSGITDLATLKL from the coding sequence ATGAAAAAAATCACCCTTGCTTTGAGTTTAATCCTTGTTTTTTCGACTATAGCGATAGCGATGAACAAGGTCGATCTCTCTGTTCAAGAAATGATTATTCAACCACATGGAGAAGATATTATATACACAAATAATTTTCACGATGAAACAATGGCTCTTCAGTGCAGATTGAGTTGGTTTTGCGTCTATAGCAAAATATCTAACCCAACCGACAATATAATGTTTGTCTCTTGGCGAAAATCTGCTTTTATAGACGTAAACGGAAATTCCCACAAAGTAGTTCCCGGTCAAACGCTCGTCATCGACATGACAAGAGACGTTCCCGACACGATGATTCCACCTCATACTAGCGCCCAAATAGATATCTACCCACATGGTTTTTGGCAAAATAATAACGACTACAAAATGATATTAGATTATCCAGTGTCAAGGAACTTGTTTGGGGTTATTGTCGACATACGCGGTAAAAAATCAAAGGAATACCACAAGTTCGCCAGAAAATATTCAGGTCAAAGTTTAGGCTTGATCCTATGCCTAACTGACGGCGAAGGAAAAGACCTTTACTATAACTTTAAACTAAACCTAGATTTCGACAAAGGGCTCGAAAAATACTTGGCATCAGGGGGAGAAAGCGAACATCCAGGCTTTGCAAATGAAAAACCCGCTCCAAATGTGGGCTTATCACTGGAAAGCAACGTAATCAGCGAGGTAAAAGAAGGTAGCCTGGCTGAAAAGGCTGGGCTACAAAAGGGAGATCGGATCATTGAAATCAACGGTAAAAAAATCGATAAGATAGAAAATCCGGAGCAATATATCAAAGAGAGAGCTACCGCAGGCTTTTCTGTAATGATAATGTTTGATCGGTCAGGCATCACCGATTTAGCCACGCTAAAACTATAA
- a CDS encoding ASCH domain-containing protein — protein MTQTHPSVREIWLNYMNQEGISETEAPAYESWYFCDNEADADELAQLVLDGVKRATASSLEAMEEGGEEIPKVGGFSVITDWEGVAKCIIRTEAIEIVPFREVTAQFAATEGEGDRSLEFWREVHRRFFTRELESVGLKFHEETPVICETFSVVYPPR, from the coding sequence ATGACTCAAACACATCCATCTGTACGTGAAATATGGTTAAATTATATGAACCAGGAGGGCATATCGGAGACCGAGGCCCCGGCCTACGAGTCCTGGTACTTCTGCGACAACGAGGCAGACGCCGACGAGCTGGCCCAGCTGGTTTTGGACGGAGTTAAGAGGGCAACAGCGTCCTCTCTGGAGGCAATGGAGGAGGGCGGGGAAGAGATCCCCAAGGTCGGGGGATTCTCGGTCATCACCGACTGGGAGGGTGTCGCCAAGTGCATAATAAGGACCGAGGCGATAGAGATAGTCCCTTTCCGCGAGGTCACCGCCCAGTTCGCCGCCACGGAAGGAGAGGGAGACCGCTCCCTGGAATTTTGGCGGGAGGTGCACAGGCGATTTTTCACCAGAGAGCTCGAATCGGTGGGGCTCAAGTTCCACGAGGAAACCCCGGTCATATGCGAGACCTTCTCGGTGGTTTACCCTCCTCGGTGA